The Streptomyces sp. HSG2 genome has a segment encoding these proteins:
- a CDS encoding metallophosphoesterase — MARVPAQARHPLGPPPRSPRLPARRRPDRGAAPTGLATRRRPVLDALGLFAVMGVGAWLGLLTVGNVEVPVGPMDTTMALRPSVTGGTEINVSPLGALRFDSHTGPFRLDVNVDRLDPERSQVLVDHPERLSGLQSDVAEDVGGGTRDLALRSGVAVVTGATALGLAVYRRPRPALAAGGLALTLLAASGGTAYATWDPDSVLEPRFSGLLTSAPSLVGDARSIVTEFDVYQQELARLVTNVTKLYDAASTLPVYQPDPTTIRVLHVSDLHLNPAGWKITSSLVDQYEIDVIVDSGDTMDHGSAAENGYLDPIEDLGAPYVWVRGNHDSLVTQRYIEELRNTHVLDDGRAVTLAGLRFAGTGDPQFTPDRTREEGAEASQKLAGARLASALRDQRAAGTPVDVAVVHEPEAAREVDGTVPLVLAGHLHRNKTEVMEYGTRLRVGGSTGGSGLRAVQGEHPDPIQASVLYFDRETRRLQAWDEIELGGLGLSTAEVSRHLPEENQPGAAPSPSVAGSPTSATAPAPTEAATSEPVPTSAEATAAAASGTSERDAAASGTSPPGPPPTPPDALPSATTP; from the coding sequence ATGGCCCGCGTCCCCGCACAAGCCCGGCACCCCCTCGGTCCACCGCCGAGGTCGCCTCGCCTCCCCGCCCGCCGCCGCCCGGACCGGGGTGCCGCGCCGACCGGGCTCGCCACCCGCCGGCGCCCGGTGCTCGACGCCCTCGGGCTGTTCGCCGTGATGGGGGTCGGCGCCTGGCTCGGGTTGCTCACCGTGGGCAACGTGGAGGTTCCCGTCGGCCCGATGGACACCACCATGGCGCTGCGGCCCTCGGTCACCGGAGGCACCGAGATCAACGTGTCGCCCCTGGGCGCGCTCCGGTTCGACAGCCACACCGGGCCCTTCCGCCTGGACGTCAACGTGGACCGACTCGACCCGGAGCGGTCGCAGGTCCTCGTCGACCACCCCGAGCGGCTCTCCGGCCTCCAGTCCGACGTGGCCGAGGACGTCGGCGGCGGCACCCGCGACCTCGCCCTCCGCTCCGGCGTCGCCGTCGTCACCGGTGCCACCGCCCTCGGACTGGCCGTCTACCGACGCCCCCGCCCCGCCCTGGCCGCCGGCGGCCTGGCACTCACCCTCCTGGCCGCCTCCGGGGGCACCGCCTACGCCACCTGGGACCCGGACTCCGTACTGGAACCCAGGTTCTCCGGACTGCTGACCTCGGCGCCCTCGCTGGTCGGCGACGCACGCAGCATCGTCACCGAATTCGACGTGTACCAGCAGGAACTGGCCCGGCTGGTCACCAACGTCACCAAGTTGTACGACGCGGCCTCGACACTCCCCGTCTACCAGCCGGACCCGACCACCATCCGGGTGCTGCACGTCTCCGACCTCCACCTCAACCCCGCCGGATGGAAGATCACCTCCTCTTTGGTCGACCAGTACGAGATCGACGTGATCGTCGACTCCGGCGACACCATGGACCACGGCAGCGCCGCCGAGAACGGCTACCTGGACCCCATCGAGGATCTGGGCGCCCCCTACGTCTGGGTTCGGGGCAACCACGACTCCCTCGTCACCCAGCGCTACATCGAGGAGTTGCGCAACACCCACGTCCTCGACGACGGACGGGCCGTCACCCTCGCCGGGCTGCGCTTCGCCGGCACCGGCGACCCGCAGTTCACCCCGGACCGGACACGCGAGGAGGGGGCCGAGGCGTCCCAGAAGCTCGCCGGCGCCCGCCTGGCATCGGCCCTGCGCGACCAGCGCGCCGCCGGCACCCCGGTCGACGTCGCCGTGGTCCACGAGCCCGAGGCGGCCCGGGAGGTGGACGGCACCGTGCCGCTGGTGCTCGCCGGCCACCTCCACCGCAACAAGACCGAGGTCATGGAGTACGGCACTCGGCTGCGCGTCGGGGGCTCGACCGGGGGCAGCGGACTGCGCGCGGTCCAGGGGGAGCACCCGGACCCGATCCAGGCGTCGGTCCTGTACTTCGACCGGGAGACCCGGCGTCTTCAGGCCTGGGACGAGATCGAACTGGGCGGGCTGGGCCTGTCCACCGCCGAGGTCAGCCGCCACCTGCCCGAGGAGAACCAGCCGGGCGCCGCCCCCTCGCCGTCCGTCGCGGGCTCTCCCACGTCCGCCACCGCGCCCGCGCCGACGGAGGCCGCCACCTCGGAACCGGTCCCCACCTCGGCCGAGGCCACTGCCGCCGCCGCGTCGGGCACCTCGGAGCGGGACGCCGCCGCGTCGGGCACCTCGCCCCCCGGTCCTCCCCCGACCCCGCCCGATGCCCTCCCCTCGGCGACCACCCCTTGA
- the hrpA gene encoding ATP-dependent RNA helicase HrpA has protein sequence MATQSAPTLGSLASRLTELSLRDAHRLGRRLEGARKIRKPEARAAVLTELAAEIDRGALRTAERRARVPAVTYPESLPVSRKRDEIAEAIRDHQVVIVAGETGSGKTTQIPKICLDLGRGVRGMIGHTQPRRIAARTVAERVAAELDTPLGEAVGWKVRFTDQVDPGGTFVKLMTDGILLAEIQTDRELRAYDTIIIDEAHERSLNIDFLLGYLAQLLPRRPDLKVVITSATIDPQRFSRHFADAPIVEVSGRTYPVEVRYRPLLEEGGEDTDRDQITAIIDAVEELMGEGEGDILVFLSGEREIRDTADALERMKPARGGGTGWGRTEVLPLYARLSHAEQHRVFQPHPGRRIVLATNVAETSLTVPGIKYVVDPGFARISRYSHRTKVQRLPIEPISQASANQRKGRCGRTSDGVCIRLYSEEDFASRPEFTDAEILRTNLASVILQMTAAGLGDIERFPFIDPPDHRNIRDGVQLLRELGALDPSEKDVRKRLTPLGRRLAQLPVDPRLARMVLEADRNGCVREVMVIAAALSIQDPRERPADRQAQADQRHARFKDENSDFLTLLNLWRYVREQQRERGSSSFRRMCREEYLNFLRIREWQDIYAQLRSVAGQLGLGLEGQDAPPDRIHVSLLAGLLSHVGMKDVREGAKNEYLGARGAKFAIFPGSALFRKPPRFVMSAELVETSRLWARVNARIEPEWVEPLAAHLVKRTHSEPHWEKDQAAVMAYEKVTLYGVPIVAHRKVNYGRIDPEASRELFVRHALVEGDWRTHHRFFAANRRLLTEVEELEHRARRRDILVDDETLFDFYDQRVPDHVVSGAHFDAWWKSEQRERPDFLDFEREMLVNEKAGAVTKDDYPDVWRQGALKLRVTYQFEPGADADGVTVHIPLQVLNQVSGEGFDWQIPGSRAEVVTELIRSLPKPIRRRCVPAPDYARRFLDRAQPLREPLPVAMARELRAMTGVSVEPEDFDWAKVPDHLRITFRIVDERRRRLDEGKDLEELRLRLRPKARQALSQAAAATASREGGESVERSGLTDWTIGALPRVFETRRGGQPVRAYPALVDDGDTVSVRLFDSEAEQAEAMWRGTRRLVLRAIPVSPAKYAADHLGNQQKLALSANPHGSTGALFEDCAMAAADRLMADLGGPAWDEASYRRLYEGVRSEIVDTTVRAVDQVRQVLAAWQACERRLKATRSPTLLPNLRDVREQLDALVKPGFVTEAGLARLPDLMRYLVAVDRRLQQMPTQVQRDTTRMAKVHEMRDEYAWLLERMPKGRPVPREVLEIRWMIEELRVSYFAHALGTAYPVSDKRIVRAVDAAAP, from the coding sequence ATGGCTACCCAATCCGCCCCCACCCTCGGCTCCCTCGCCTCCCGGTTGACCGAGTTGTCGCTGCGTGACGCGCACCGGCTGGGGCGCAGGCTGGAGGGGGCACGGAAGATCCGCAAGCCGGAGGCACGCGCCGCGGTGCTCACCGAGTTGGCGGCCGAGATCGACCGGGGTGCTCTGCGGACGGCCGAGCGCCGCGCCCGGGTCCCGGCGGTCACCTATCCCGAGTCGTTGCCGGTCAGCCGGAAGCGGGACGAGATCGCCGAGGCGATACGCGACCACCAGGTGGTGATCGTCGCCGGCGAGACCGGCTCCGGGAAGACCACGCAGATCCCGAAGATCTGCCTGGATCTCGGACGCGGTGTGCGGGGCATGATCGGGCACACCCAGCCGCGCCGGATCGCGGCGCGCACGGTCGCCGAGCGCGTCGCCGCCGAGCTGGACACCCCGCTGGGCGAGGCCGTCGGCTGGAAGGTCCGCTTCACCGACCAGGTGGACCCCGGCGGCACCTTCGTGAAGCTGATGACGGACGGGATCCTCCTCGCGGAGATCCAGACCGACCGGGAACTGCGCGCCTACGACACGATCATCATCGACGAGGCCCACGAACGGTCCCTCAACATCGACTTCCTGCTCGGCTACCTGGCGCAGCTGCTGCCCAGGCGGCCCGACCTCAAGGTCGTGATCACGTCCGCGACCATCGATCCTCAGCGGTTCTCGCGGCACTTCGCGGACGCGCCGATCGTCGAGGTCAGCGGTCGGACCTACCCGGTCGAGGTGCGCTACCGGCCGCTGTTGGAGGAGGGTGGCGAGGACACCGACCGCGACCAGATCACGGCGATCATCGACGCGGTCGAGGAGCTGATGGGCGAGGGTGAGGGCGACATTCTCGTCTTCCTCTCCGGAGAGCGGGAGATCCGGGACACCGCGGACGCCCTGGAGCGGATGAAGCCGGCGCGCGGGGGCGGCACCGGATGGGGGCGCACCGAGGTGCTGCCGCTCTACGCCCGGCTGTCCCATGCCGAGCAGCATCGGGTGTTCCAGCCGCACCCGGGCCGGCGGATCGTGCTCGCGACCAACGTCGCGGAGACCTCGCTCACCGTTCCGGGCATCAAGTACGTCGTCGACCCGGGTTTCGCCCGGATCTCCCGCTACAGCCACCGCACCAAGGTCCAGCGCCTGCCGATCGAACCCATCTCGCAGGCCAGCGCCAACCAGCGCAAGGGGCGTTGCGGTCGCACCTCGGACGGCGTCTGCATCCGGCTCTACAGCGAGGAGGACTTCGCCTCCCGGCCGGAGTTCACCGACGCCGAGATCCTGCGCACCAACCTCGCCTCGGTGATCCTGCAGATGACGGCGGCCGGTCTCGGCGACATCGAGCGGTTCCCCTTCATCGACCCGCCGGACCACCGCAACATCCGCGACGGTGTCCAGTTGTTGCGGGAGTTGGGCGCGCTCGACCCGTCCGAGAAGGACGTCCGCAAGCGGCTCACCCCGTTGGGGCGCCGACTGGCGCAACTCCCCGTGGACCCTCGACTGGCCAGGATGGTGCTGGAGGCGGACCGCAACGGCTGTGTGCGCGAGGTGATGGTCATCGCCGCCGCGCTGTCCATCCAGGACCCCCGGGAGCGCCCCGCGGACCGGCAGGCCCAGGCCGACCAGCGGCACGCGCGGTTCAAGGACGAGAACAGCGACTTCCTCACCCTGCTGAACCTCTGGCGGTACGTCCGCGAGCAACAGCGTGAGCGGGGTTCGTCGTCGTTCCGTCGGATGTGTCGGGAGGAGTACCTGAACTTCCTCCGCATCCGCGAGTGGCAGGACATCTACGCGCAACTGCGCTCGGTGGCCGGACAACTGGGTCTGGGACTGGAAGGACAGGACGCCCCACCGGATCGGATCCACGTCTCGCTGCTCGCCGGGCTGCTCTCCCACGTGGGGATGAAGGACGTGCGGGAGGGAGCCAAGAACGAGTACCTGGGCGCGCGCGGCGCCAAGTTCGCGATCTTCCCCGGCTCGGCGCTGTTCCGGAAGCCGCCGCGGTTCGTGATGTCCGCCGAGTTGGTCGAGACCTCCCGGCTGTGGGCGCGGGTGAACGCGCGGATCGAACCGGAATGGGTGGAACCGCTCGCCGCCCACCTGGTGAAGCGCACCCACAGCGAACCGCACTGGGAGAAGGACCAGGCCGCGGTGATGGCCTACGAGAAGGTGACCTTGTACGGGGTGCCGATCGTGGCCCACCGCAAGGTGAACTACGGACGGATCGACCCCGAGGCGAGCCGCGAGCTGTTCGTCCGGCACGCGCTGGTCGAGGGGGACTGGCGGACCCACCACCGGTTCTTCGCGGCCAACCGCCGGCTGCTGACCGAGGTCGAGGAGTTGGAGCACCGGGCGCGGCGCCGGGACATCCTCGTCGACGACGAGACGCTGTTCGACTTCTACGACCAGCGCGTGCCGGACCACGTGGTCTCCGGGGCGCACTTCGACGCGTGGTGGAAGAGCGAGCAGCGCGAGCGTCCCGACTTCCTCGATTTCGAGCGCGAGATGCTCGTCAACGAGAAGGCCGGGGCGGTCACCAAGGACGACTACCCGGACGTCTGGCGGCAGGGGGCGCTGAAGCTTCGCGTCACCTATCAGTTCGAGCCCGGGGCGGACGCGGACGGGGTGACGGTCCACATCCCGCTCCAGGTGCTGAACCAGGTGAGCGGCGAGGGGTTCGACTGGCAGATCCCGGGCTCGCGCGCCGAGGTGGTGACGGAGCTGATCCGTTCCCTGCCCAAGCCGATCCGCCGCCGGTGCGTCCCGGCGCCGGACTACGCGCGGCGGTTCCTCGACCGCGCCCAACCGCTCCGGGAGCCTCTGCCGGTGGCGATGGCCCGGGAGCTGCGGGCGATGACCGGGGTGTCCGTCGAGCCGGAGGACTTCGACTGGGCGAAGGTCCCGGACCACCTGCGGATCACTTTCAGGATCGTGGACGAGCGGCGTCGCCGACTGGACGAGGGCAAGGACCTGGAGGAGCTGCGGCTCCGCCTCCGCCCGAAGGCCCGTCAGGCCCTCTCGCAGGCCGCGGCGGCCACCGCCTCCCGGGAGGGCGGCGAGTCGGTCGAACGTTCGGGGCTGACCGACTGGACGATCGGCGCGCTCCCCCGTGTCTTCGAGACCCGTCGGGGCGGTCAACCTGTTCGGGCGTACCCGGCCCTGGTCGACGACGGCGACACGGTGTCGGTGCGGCTCTTCGACTCCGAGGCCGAGCAGGCCGAGGCCATGTGGCGAGGCACCCGCCGACTCGTCCTGCGGGCGATCCCGGTGAGTCCGGCCAAGTACGCCGCCGATCACCTGGGCAACCAGCAAAAGCTCGCGTTGTCCGCCAACCCGCACGGTTCGACGGGGGCGCTCTTCGAGGACTGCGCCATGGCGGCGGCCGATCGACTGATGGCGGACCTCGGGGGCCCGGCCTGGGACGAGGCGTCGTACCGTCGGCTCTACGAGGGGGTCCGCTCGGAGATCGTCGACACCACCGTGCGCGCCGTCGACCAGGTGCGGCAGGTGTTGGCCGCCTGGCAGGCCTGCGAGCGGCGGCTGAAGGCGACACGCAGCCCGACGCTGCTCCCCAATCTCCGGGATGTGCGCGAGCAACTGGACGCTCTGGTGAAGCCGGGCTTCGTCACGGAGGCGGGGCTGGCCCGGCTGCCCGACCTGATGCGCTATCTGGTCGCGGTGGATCGTCGGTTGCAGCAGATGCCGACCCAGGTCCAGCGTGACACCACGCGGATGGCGAAGGTCCACGAGATGCGGGACGAGTACGCGTGGCTGCTGGAGCGGATGCCCAAGGGGCGCCCGGTGCCGCGAGAGGTCCTGGAAATCCGCTGGATGATCGAGGAACTCCGGGTCAGCTACTTCGCCCACGCGCTGGGGACGGCGTACCCGGTGTCGGACAAGCGGATCGTCAGAGCCGTCGACGCCGCCGCTCCGTGA
- a CDS encoding metallopeptidase family protein translates to MLEMTREAFEELVADALDTIPPELTRLMDNVAVFVEEEPPADDPELLGLYEGTPLTERGEWYAGVLPDRISVYRGPTLRHCATPQEVVREVAVTVVHEIAHHFGIDDDRLHELGWG, encoded by the coding sequence GTGCTGGAGATGACGCGAGAAGCCTTCGAAGAGCTGGTGGCGGACGCCCTGGACACGATCCCGCCGGAACTGACCAGGCTCATGGACAACGTGGCGGTGTTCGTCGAGGAGGAGCCCCCGGCGGACGACCCGGAGCTATTGGGGTTGTACGAGGGCACCCCGCTCACCGAGCGGGGCGAGTGGTACGCGGGGGTGCTGCCCGATCGCATCTCCGTCTACCGGGGCCCGACGCTCCGCCACTGCGCGACGCCGCAGGAGGTGGTGCGCGAGGTCGCCGTGACCGTGGTCCACGAGATCGCCCACCACTTCGGCATCGACGACGACCGGCTTCACGAGCTGGGTTGGGGATGA